In Sphaeramia orbicularis chromosome 12, fSphaOr1.1, whole genome shotgun sequence, the following proteins share a genomic window:
- the noc4l gene encoding nucleolar complex protein 4 homolog isoform X1, with amino-acid sequence MAPAKKRNVISATTTEQNVKKAKIDVNSKVEGVLESRKHANDVFDILEVLQSEKEKNVITAISACSKLFCSMLERKDLFMGKLPEEEEALSGGYSPEQKYGIFMRHRYNGCVEMLLQLLCHKLYDVKESALSCLMKFAATEGQHPLEDLDWSEHYSFPRELIQVVVDRLLSKTEDNSLLFSRFQEFLEMEDVRFYVMTSVRDSVGKVMEKNKGALLPVYQNNVFTLISNINMPSQDSELTNFMVKQEAKHEDWKAAKLTEHKRVFERMWLGFLKYQLPGNMYKKVLVILHDSILPHMSKPTLMIDFLTAAYEVGGAISLLALNGLFVLIHQHNLDYPDFYKKLYNLLEPSVFHVKYRARFFHLANIFLSSSHLPVYLVAAFAKRLAHLALTAPPTALLIVLPFIYNLIRRHPSCRVLIHRPSADGEPLEDPYVMDEEDPSQCRALESSLWEIKTLQKHYHPDVAKAAMLINTPLSEQEDDIDEMLEITNFELMERDLKPPQTKSIPLEFEPATQLLKGGGDVLGQHFCLD; translated from the exons ATGGCGCCGGCCAAAAAACGCAACGTGATTTCGGCAACCACTACTGAACAAAAcgttaaaaaagctaaaattgatGTGAACAGCAAAGTCGAGGGAGTACTTGAGAGCAGAAAACACGCGAACGATGTCTTTGACATTCTCGAGGTTCTTCAG TCGGAAAAAGAGAAGAATGTTATCACCGCCATCAGTGCCTGCAGCAAATTGTTTTGCAGCATGTTGGAGAGAAAGGACCTGTTCATGGGAAAACTACCCGAAGAAGAAGAGGCATTGAGTG GAGGATATAGTCCAGAGCAGAAATATGGGATTTTTATGCGCCACCGTTACAATGGTTGTGTTGAGATGCTGCTCCAGCTCCTCTGCCATAAACTTTATGATGTCAAG GAGAGTGCCCTGTCCTGCCTAATGAAGTTTGCTGCGACAGAAGGACAACATCCCCTGGAGGACTTAGACTGGAGTGAACACTACAGCTTTCCAAGAGAACTTATACAG GTGGTGGTAGACAGACTACTTTCTAAAACAGAAGACAACTCCCTGCTGTTCTCCAGGTTCCAGGAGTTCCTTGAAATGGAAGATGTACGCTTTTATGTTATGACCTCTGTCCGTGACAGTGTTGGCAAGGTCATGGAGAAAAACAAAGGG GCGTTGTTGCCAGTGTATCAGAACAATGTGTTCACCCTCATATCCAACATCAATATGCCAAGCCAGGACTCGGAGCTCACCAACTTTATGGTCAAACAAGAAG CAAAACATGAGGATTGGAAAGCTGCTAAACTGACT GAACACAAGCGAGTCTTTGAGAGGATGTGGCTTGGCTTCCTCAAATATCAG TTGCCAGGCAACATGTATAAAAAGGTCTTGGTGATCCTGCATGACTCCATCTTGCCCCACATGAGTAAACCCACACTGATGATTGACTTCCTGACAGCTGCCTATGAAGTTG GTGGAGCCATCAGTCTGCTTGCCCTCAATGGCTTATTCGTTCTCATACATCAACACAACTT AGATTACCCTGATTTCTACAAGAAGTTATATAATCTACTTGAGCCTTCAGTTTTTCATGTGAAGTACAGGGCACGGTTCTTCCACTTAGCCAACATATTTCTTAGCTCAAG TCATTTGCCAGTGTACCTCGTGGCTGCATTTGCCAAACGCTTGGCTCACTTGGCTCTCACAGCACCACCCACAGCCCTCCTCATAGTGCTGCCCTTCATCTACAACTTGATCCGTCGTCACCCGTCCTGCAGAGTCCTCATTCACAGGCCCAGCGCAGATGGTG AGCCTTTGGAGGACCCTTATGTGATGGATGAAGAGGATCCTTCTCAGTGTCGTGCCTTAGAAAGCAGCTTGTGGGAAATAAAG ACTCTGCAGAAACATTATCACCCAGATGTGGCTAAAGCTGCTATGTTGATCAACACACCTTTGTCAGAACAGGAGGATGACATAGACGAGATGCTGGAAATAACAAATTTTGAG CTGATGGAACGGGACTTGAAGCCACCTCAGACCAAGAGCATCCCACTGGAGTTTGAACCAGCCACACAGTTACTAAAAGGAGGGGGAGATGTGTTAGGACAACACTTCTGTCTGGATTAA
- the pus1 gene encoding pseudouridylate synthase 1 homolog: MLKIRPLLSALVTCRLARNGGLYTFCNNMSEVSKDGQTAKVLKRANEENEESAEVQATKRKKSEEDNAEDEKKYPKKKVVLLIAYSGKGYYGMQRNPGTSQFRTIEDDLVTALIKSGCIPQAHGDEMKKMSFQRCARTDKGVSAAGQVVSLKLRLLDDVIAKINEHLPPQIRVLGLKRVTQGFNSKNNCDARTYSYMLPTVAFSLKDYDPANTAAFRLDKETLQNVNRLFALYKGTHNFHNFTSQKAPDDPSARRYITEMSCGEPFIRSNTEFAVITVRGQSFMMHQIRKMIGLVIAVIKGYAKEDVMERSWRHEKVDVPKAPGLGLVLEKVHFDRYNKRFGGDGLHERLEWDHEEEAIKAFKEAHIYPTIVETECQEGSMVSWMSTLPIHDFEATATESQENKDHKQDSADVGNDSD, from the exons ATGCTTAAAATCAGACCGCTTCTGAGTGCCTTAGTTACCTGCAGACTAGCGAGAAACG GTGGCCTTTACACATTTTGTAACAATATGAGTGAAGTATCCAAAGATGGTCAAACAGCCAAGGTGCTGAAGAGAGCCAATGAGGAGAATGAAGAGTCTGCTGAGGTTCAAGCCACAAAACGAAAAAAGTCTGAGGAGGATAATGCAGAAGATGAAAAGAAATATCCAAAAAAGAAAGTGGTGCTCCTTATTGCATACTCTGGAAAGGGATACTATGGTATGCAG AGAAACCCTGGAACCTCTCAGTTTAGGACCATTGAAGATGATCTGGTCACAGCCCTTATTAAATCTGGTTGCATTCCTCAAGCCCATGGTGATGAAATGAAGAAGATGTCCTTTCAAAGATGTGCCAGAACAGATAAG GGTGTGTCTGCTGCAGGACAAGTGGTGTCTTTAAAACTTCGGCTACTTGATGATGTCATTGCGAAAATTAATGAACATCTGCCACCACAAATCAGAGTGCTCG GTCTTAAACGGGTGACTCAGGGTTTCAATTCCAAAAACAACTGTGATGCTCGTACATATTCCTACATGCTTCCAACAGTGGCTTTTTCCCTCAAAGACTATGATCCTGCAAATACAGCTGCCTTTCGCCTGGACAAAGAGACGCTTCAGAATGTGAACCGTCTATTTGCTCTTTACAAAGGCACCCATAACTTCCACAACTTCACTTCTCAGAAGGCACCAGATGACCCCAGTGCTCGTCGCTACATCACAGAGATGTCTTGTGGTGAGCCTTTTATTCGCAGCAATACTGAGTTTGCGGTGATCACTGTGCGAGGTCAGAGCTTCATGATGCACCAGATACGTAAGATGATAGGCCTGGTGATTGCTGTGATCAAGGGCTACGCAAAGGAGGATGTGATGGAGCGAAGTTGGAGGCATGAAAAGGTAGATGTGCCAAAAGCTCCAGGacttggactggttctggaaaaGGTTCACTTTGACAGGTACAACAAGCGCTTCGGAGGCGATGGGCTGCATGAGCGCCTGGAATGGGACCACGAGGAAGAGGCCATTAAAGCCTTTAAAGAGGCTCACATCTACCCCACCATAGTTGAGACAGAGTGTCAGGAGGGCTCCATGGTCAGCTGGATGTCCACACTGCCTATCCACGACTTTGAAGCCACAGCTACAGAGTCACAGGAAAACAAGGACCATAAACAG GACAGTGCAGATGTTGGAAATGATTCTGATTAG
- the noc4l gene encoding nucleolar complex protein 4 homolog isoform X2: protein MAPAKKRNVISATTTEQNVKKAKIDVNSKVEGVLESRKHANDVFDILEVLQVEKEKNVITAISACSKLFCSMLERKDLFMGKLPEEEEALSGGYSPEQKYGIFMRHRYNGCVEMLLQLLCHKLYDVKESALSCLMKFAATEGQHPLEDLDWSEHYSFPRELIQVVVDRLLSKTEDNSLLFSRFQEFLEMEDVRFYVMTSVRDSVGKVMEKNKGALLPVYQNNVFTLISNINMPSQDSELTNFMVKQEAKHEDWKAAKLTEHKRVFERMWLGFLKYQLPGNMYKKVLVILHDSILPHMSKPTLMIDFLTAAYEVGGAISLLALNGLFVLIHQHNLDYPDFYKKLYNLLEPSVFHVKYRARFFHLANIFLSSSHLPVYLVAAFAKRLAHLALTAPPTALLIVLPFIYNLIRRHPSCRVLIHRPSADGEPLEDPYVMDEEDPSQCRALESSLWEIKTLQKHYHPDVAKAAMLINTPLSEQEDDIDEMLEITNFELMERDLKPPQTKSIPLEFEPATQLLKGGGDVLGQHFCLD, encoded by the exons ATGGCGCCGGCCAAAAAACGCAACGTGATTTCGGCAACCACTACTGAACAAAAcgttaaaaaagctaaaattgatGTGAACAGCAAAGTCGAGGGAGTACTTGAGAGCAGAAAACACGCGAACGATGTCTTTGACATTCTCGAGGTTCTTCAGGTA GAAAAAGAGAAGAATGTTATCACCGCCATCAGTGCCTGCAGCAAATTGTTTTGCAGCATGTTGGAGAGAAAGGACCTGTTCATGGGAAAACTACCCGAAGAAGAAGAGGCATTGAGTG GAGGATATAGTCCAGAGCAGAAATATGGGATTTTTATGCGCCACCGTTACAATGGTTGTGTTGAGATGCTGCTCCAGCTCCTCTGCCATAAACTTTATGATGTCAAG GAGAGTGCCCTGTCCTGCCTAATGAAGTTTGCTGCGACAGAAGGACAACATCCCCTGGAGGACTTAGACTGGAGTGAACACTACAGCTTTCCAAGAGAACTTATACAG GTGGTGGTAGACAGACTACTTTCTAAAACAGAAGACAACTCCCTGCTGTTCTCCAGGTTCCAGGAGTTCCTTGAAATGGAAGATGTACGCTTTTATGTTATGACCTCTGTCCGTGACAGTGTTGGCAAGGTCATGGAGAAAAACAAAGGG GCGTTGTTGCCAGTGTATCAGAACAATGTGTTCACCCTCATATCCAACATCAATATGCCAAGCCAGGACTCGGAGCTCACCAACTTTATGGTCAAACAAGAAG CAAAACATGAGGATTGGAAAGCTGCTAAACTGACT GAACACAAGCGAGTCTTTGAGAGGATGTGGCTTGGCTTCCTCAAATATCAG TTGCCAGGCAACATGTATAAAAAGGTCTTGGTGATCCTGCATGACTCCATCTTGCCCCACATGAGTAAACCCACACTGATGATTGACTTCCTGACAGCTGCCTATGAAGTTG GTGGAGCCATCAGTCTGCTTGCCCTCAATGGCTTATTCGTTCTCATACATCAACACAACTT AGATTACCCTGATTTCTACAAGAAGTTATATAATCTACTTGAGCCTTCAGTTTTTCATGTGAAGTACAGGGCACGGTTCTTCCACTTAGCCAACATATTTCTTAGCTCAAG TCATTTGCCAGTGTACCTCGTGGCTGCATTTGCCAAACGCTTGGCTCACTTGGCTCTCACAGCACCACCCACAGCCCTCCTCATAGTGCTGCCCTTCATCTACAACTTGATCCGTCGTCACCCGTCCTGCAGAGTCCTCATTCACAGGCCCAGCGCAGATGGTG AGCCTTTGGAGGACCCTTATGTGATGGATGAAGAGGATCCTTCTCAGTGTCGTGCCTTAGAAAGCAGCTTGTGGGAAATAAAG ACTCTGCAGAAACATTATCACCCAGATGTGGCTAAAGCTGCTATGTTGATCAACACACCTTTGTCAGAACAGGAGGATGACATAGACGAGATGCTGGAAATAACAAATTTTGAG CTGATGGAACGGGACTTGAAGCCACCTCAGACCAAGAGCATCCCACTGGAGTTTGAACCAGCCACACAGTTACTAAAAGGAGGGGGAGATGTGTTAGGACAACACTTCTGTCTGGATTAA